In a genomic window of Streptomyces katrae:
- a CDS encoding menaquinone biosynthesis decarboxylase, with translation MAYDDLRSLLRALEREGDLKRIKAEVDPYLEVGEIVDRVNKAGGPALLFENVKGSAMPLAMNVFGTDRRLLKALGLKSYGEISEKIGGLLKPELPQGFIGVREAFGKLGSMVHVPPKKVKGESAPVQEVVLTGDDVDLDALPALFTWPKDGGSFFNLGLTHTKHPETGVRNLGLYRLQRHDKRTIGMHWQIHKDSRNHYAVAAARGERLPVAIAFGCPPAVTYASTAPLPGDIDEYLFAGFVAGKRIEMVDCKTVPLQVPANAEVVIEGWLEPGEMLPEGPFGDHTGFYTPQEPFPALKIDCVTMRKRPLLQSIVVGRPPTEDGPLGRATERFFLPLLKIIVPDIVDYHLPESGGFHNCAIVSIDKKYPKHAQKVMHAIWGAHMMSLTKLIIVVDKDCDVHDLHEVSWRALGNTDYSRDLTVVEGPVDHLDHASYQQFWGGKAGIDATKKLPEEGYTRDGGWPDMVESDPATAALVDRRWKEYGL, from the coding sequence ATGGCTTACGACGATCTCCGCTCGCTGCTCCGGGCCCTGGAGCGGGAGGGCGACCTCAAGCGCATCAAGGCCGAAGTCGACCCGTACCTGGAGGTCGGGGAGATCGTCGACAGAGTGAACAAGGCGGGCGGCCCGGCGCTGCTCTTCGAGAACGTCAAGGGCTCGGCGATGCCGCTGGCCATGAACGTCTTCGGCACGGACCGCCGGCTGCTGAAGGCCCTGGGCCTGAAGTCGTACGGCGAGATCAGCGAGAAGATCGGCGGCCTGCTCAAGCCCGAGCTGCCGCAGGGCTTCATCGGGGTCCGCGAGGCCTTCGGCAAGCTCGGCTCGATGGTGCACGTGCCGCCGAAGAAGGTGAAGGGCGAGTCCGCGCCCGTCCAGGAGGTCGTCCTCACCGGCGACGACGTGGACCTGGACGCCCTCCCGGCCCTGTTCACCTGGCCCAAGGACGGCGGCTCCTTCTTCAACCTGGGCCTGACCCACACCAAGCACCCCGAGACGGGCGTGCGCAACCTCGGCCTCTACCGGCTCCAGCGGCACGACAAGCGCACCATCGGCATGCACTGGCAGATCCACAAGGACAGCCGCAACCACTACGCCGTGGCCGCCGCGCGCGGCGAGCGGCTGCCGGTCGCGATCGCCTTCGGCTGCCCGCCGGCCGTCACCTACGCCTCGACCGCGCCGCTGCCGGGCGACATCGACGAGTACCTGTTCGCCGGGTTCGTGGCGGGCAAGCGGATCGAGATGGTCGACTGCAAGACCGTCCCGCTCCAGGTGCCGGCCAACGCCGAGGTCGTGATCGAGGGCTGGCTGGAGCCCGGGGAGATGCTCCCCGAAGGCCCCTTCGGCGACCACACCGGTTTCTACACCCCGCAGGAGCCGTTCCCCGCGCTGAAGATCGACTGCGTGACGATGCGCAAGCGTCCGCTGCTCCAGTCGATCGTGGTGGGCCGCCCGCCGACGGAGGACGGCCCGCTGGGCCGCGCGACGGAACGCTTCTTCCTGCCGCTGCTGAAGATCATCGTCCCGGACATCGTGGACTACCACCTGCCCGAGTCCGGCGGCTTCCACAACTGCGCGATCGTCTCGATCGACAAGAAGTACCCCAAGCACGCCCAGAAGGTCATGCACGCCATCTGGGGCGCGCACATGATGTCGCTGACCAAGCTGATCATCGTGGTGGACAAGGACTGCGACGTCCACGACCTGCACGAGGTGTCCTGGCGGGCCCTCGGCAACACCGACTACTCCCGCGACCTCACCGTGGTCGAGGGGCCGGTGGACCACCTGGACCACGCCTCGTACCAGCAGTTCTGGGGCGGCAAGGCGGGCATCGACGCGACCAAGAAGCTGCCGGAGGAGGGCTACACCCGCGACGGCGGCTGGCCCGACATGGTCGAGTCCGACCCGGCGACGGCGGCCCTGGTGGACCGCCGCTGGAAGGAGTACGGCCTGTGA
- a CDS encoding TlpA family protein disulfide reductase: protein MSLSRAPRRRRSTSGRAILLTAVALASALTLTACSDGGSPSAGSAGGNYVTGPSGISTVAKGERAEAPKLDGPTVDGKTLDTTTLKGKVVVLNVWGSWCPPCRAEAPYFAKVSKELGDAGKDVAFVGINTRDNSTQNAAAFEQNFGITYPSLYDPDGKLMLRFPKGTLNAQSIPSTIVLDKQGRIAARTLVAVNEEQLRSMIDPLLAEQ from the coding sequence ATGAGCCTTAGCCGCGCCCCCCGCCGCCGCCGCTCGACCAGCGGCCGCGCCATCCTGCTGACCGCGGTGGCCCTCGCGAGCGCCCTGACCCTGACGGCGTGCAGCGACGGCGGCAGCCCGTCGGCCGGGTCCGCCGGCGGCAACTACGTGACAGGTCCCAGCGGTATCTCCACCGTCGCCAAGGGCGAGCGGGCCGAGGCACCGAAGCTGGACGGTCCGACCGTCGACGGCAAGACCCTGGACACCACCACCCTCAAGGGCAAGGTCGTCGTCCTCAACGTCTGGGGCTCCTGGTGCCCGCCCTGCCGGGCGGAGGCCCCGTACTTCGCGAAGGTGTCCAAGGAGCTGGGCGACGCCGGCAAGGACGTGGCGTTCGTCGGGATCAACACCCGCGACAACAGCACGCAGAACGCGGCCGCCTTCGAGCAGAACTTCGGGATCACCTACCCGAGCCTGTACGACCCGGACGGCAAGCTGATGCTGCGCTTCCCCAAGGGCACCCTGAACGCGCAGTCGATCCCGTCCACGATCGTCCTCGACAAGCAGGGCAGGATCGCGGCCCGGACGCTGGTCGCGGTCAACGAGGAGCAGCTGCGTTCGATGATCGACCCGCTCCTCGCGGAGCAGTGA
- a CDS encoding UbiX family flavin prenyltransferase: MTERKRTPWVVGVSGASGTPYAASVVRGLLAAGEAVDLVVSRASRLTLLDETGIAFRDAHWRDDLAEWLARGADGKPGTFAVPALDDVRYWAAGDLAAGPSSGSYPVKGMLIVPASTACVAGVALGLSKDLLQRVASVTLKERRRLVVAVRETPLNGQTLRHLVALDEAGAIVLPASPAFYAGATHIQDLVDFVAGRVLDAAGVPHGLYRRWEGELGSARPRD; encoded by the coding sequence ATGACTGAGCGCAAGCGCACCCCCTGGGTGGTGGGGGTTTCCGGGGCGTCCGGGACGCCGTACGCGGCCTCGGTGGTCCGAGGGCTGCTCGCGGCGGGCGAGGCGGTGGACCTGGTGGTCAGCCGGGCCTCGCGGCTGACCCTGCTGGACGAGACCGGGATCGCCTTCCGGGACGCGCACTGGCGCGACGATCTGGCCGAGTGGCTGGCGCGGGGCGCCGACGGCAAGCCGGGGACCTTCGCGGTGCCGGCGCTCGACGACGTGCGGTACTGGGCGGCCGGGGACCTGGCGGCCGGGCCGAGCTCGGGTTCGTACCCGGTCAAGGGGATGCTGATCGTCCCGGCGTCCACGGCCTGTGTGGCCGGCGTGGCGCTCGGACTGTCGAAGGACCTGCTCCAGCGGGTCGCGAGCGTGACGCTGAAGGAGCGGCGCAGGCTGGTGGTCGCGGTGCGGGAGACCCCGCTGAACGGGCAGACGCTCAGGCATCTGGTGGCGCTGGACGAGGCGGGCGCGATCGTGCTGCCCGCCTCTCCGGCGTTCTATGCGGGTGCGACGCACATCCAGGACCTCGTGGACTTCGTCGCCGGGCGGGTGCTCGACGCGGCGGGAGTGCCGCACGGTCTGTACCGCCGTTGGGAGGGGGAGCTTGGCAGCGCCCGCCCCCGTGACTAG
- the resB gene encoding cytochrome c biogenesis protein ResB, whose translation MSTTDKAPAEAPNEDEAARAQLSTAPVEDGPAGPVGIGVIGWARWFWRQLTSMRVALILLFLLSLGSIPGSLIPQTQVDAMKVAEWKKTHEFWVPVAEKLQLFDVYSSVWFSAIYILLFVSLIGCIVPRTWQFTGQLTGRPPAAPRRLDRLPAYATWRTDKDPEEVLASAKGLLGGRRFRTEVSGGAVAAEKGYLREAGNLAFHIALIVMLVAFACGQLFKSEGGKLVLRGKGFSNTLTQYDDFKSGSLFSADDLVPFSFTLDKFDASYEKSGPQKGTARDFKAYVTYRDGAEGTPKKAEIEVNKPLEVDGSKVYLLGHGYAPVISVTDPTGKVVYRDAVPMLPFDGNLSSSGAVKVPDGYHNKNGDKEQLGFNAMFVPTFAGAGKGTMLSQFPDLNFPVLALSAYHGSLGMDSGLPQNVYQLNTSKMQEFKDPEGQLFKQRLLPGETMTLPDGAGTVKFEGIERWATFSVTHQPASGLALGGAVIAIGGLAASLFVQRRRIWVRAVRGADGVTVVEMAGLGRSESAKLPEELSVLSAALYETAPSPVEAAPAEADTTTEEEGERA comes from the coding sequence ATGAGTACGACCGACAAGGCGCCCGCCGAGGCGCCGAACGAGGACGAGGCCGCCCGCGCGCAGCTGTCCACGGCCCCCGTCGAGGACGGCCCCGCCGGCCCCGTCGGCATCGGGGTCATCGGCTGGGCCCGCTGGTTCTGGCGGCAGCTGACCTCCATGCGGGTGGCGCTGATCCTGCTGTTCCTGCTGTCCCTCGGGTCCATCCCCGGCTCCCTCATCCCGCAGACCCAGGTCGACGCGATGAAGGTCGCGGAGTGGAAGAAGACCCACGAGTTCTGGGTCCCGGTCGCCGAGAAGCTCCAGCTCTTCGACGTCTACAGCTCGGTGTGGTTCTCCGCGATCTACATCCTGCTGTTCGTGTCGCTGATCGGCTGCATCGTCCCGCGCACCTGGCAGTTCACCGGCCAGCTCACCGGCCGCCCGCCGGCTGCGCCGCGCCGTCTGGACCGGCTGCCGGCGTACGCGACCTGGCGCACGGACAAGGACCCGGAGGAGGTCCTCGCGTCCGCGAAGGGGCTGCTCGGCGGGCGCCGCTTCCGTACCGAGGTCTCCGGTGGCGCCGTCGCCGCCGAGAAGGGCTATCTGCGCGAGGCCGGGAACCTGGCCTTCCACATCGCCCTGATCGTGATGCTCGTGGCCTTCGCCTGCGGGCAGCTGTTCAAGTCCGAGGGCGGCAAGCTCGTCCTGCGCGGCAAGGGCTTCTCGAACACGCTGACCCAGTACGACGACTTCAAGTCCGGCAGCCTCTTCTCCGCCGACGACCTCGTGCCGTTCTCGTTCACCCTGGACAAGTTCGACGCCAGCTACGAGAAGAGCGGCCCGCAGAAGGGCACCGCCCGCGACTTCAAGGCGTACGTCACCTACCGCGACGGCGCCGAGGGCACGCCGAAGAAGGCGGAGATCGAGGTCAACAAGCCGCTGGAGGTCGACGGCTCGAAGGTCTACCTCCTCGGCCACGGCTACGCCCCGGTCATCTCGGTCACCGACCCCACCGGCAAGGTGGTCTACCGCGACGCCGTCCCGATGCTGCCCTTCGACGGCAACCTCAGCTCCTCCGGCGCCGTGAAGGTCCCGGACGGCTACCACAACAAGAACGGCGACAAGGAACAGCTCGGCTTCAACGCCATGTTCGTGCCGACCTTCGCGGGCGCCGGCAAGGGCACGATGCTCTCCCAGTTCCCGGACCTGAACTTCCCCGTCCTCGCCCTCAGCGCCTACCACGGCAGCCTGGGCATGGACTCGGGCCTGCCGCAGAACGTGTACCAGCTGAACACCTCCAAGATGCAGGAGTTCAAGGACCCCGAGGGACAGCTGTTCAAGCAGCGGCTGCTCCCCGGCGAGACGATGACCCTCCCCGACGGCGCCGGCACGGTGAAGTTCGAGGGCATCGAGCGCTGGGCCACCTTCTCGGTCACCCACCAGCCCGCCTCCGGGCTGGCCCTCGGGGGAGCCGTGATCGCCATCGGCGGTCTGGCCGCGTCCCTGTTCGTCCAGCGCCGCCGGATCTGGGTCCGCGCGGTGCGCGGGGCGGACGGCGTGACCGTCGTCGAGATGGCGGGCCTGGGCCGCAGCGAGTCCGCGAAGCTCCCCGAGGAGCTTTCCGTGCTCTCCGCCGCCCTCTACGAGACGGCGCCGAGCCCGGTGGAAGCCGCGCCGGCGGAAGCCGACACCACAACAGAAGAAGAAGGGGAGCGCGCATGA
- a CDS encoding PLDc N-terminal domain-containing protein, which yields MLRYLPFLLIIALTIYAFIDCLNTPEEEVKSLPKGVWVLIILLFSIVGPVVWLLAGKKRAAAGGAGAFGGGFGGSGRGRRTQWVAPDDNPEFLRSLRKDEQKDTDKDKDDQG from the coding sequence GTGCTGCGCTATCTGCCGTTCCTGCTGATCATCGCGCTGACCATCTACGCCTTCATCGACTGCCTGAACACCCCGGAGGAGGAGGTCAAGAGCCTCCCCAAGGGGGTGTGGGTGCTGATCATCCTGCTGTTCTCGATCGTCGGCCCGGTGGTGTGGCTGCTCGCCGGCAAGAAGCGCGCGGCGGCCGGCGGCGCGGGCGCCTTCGGCGGCGGCTTCGGCGGGAGCGGCCGGGGGCGCCGTACGCAGTGGGTGGCGCCCGACGACAACCCGGAGTTCCTGCGCTCGCTGCGCAAGGACGAGCAGAAGGACACGGACAAGGACAAGGACGACCAGGGCTAG
- a CDS encoding SRPBCC domain-containing protein, with protein MSPVSHATSEPRGPGRWLLRFELHVPYAYEALWPVLTTGDGLRTWLAAADVLERRLGGAVTLRWLNTGTTVSGEVTAWDTERVVEYTVSEHGRIRFHLEPVGTDSTVIRFLNEREGSDADRLDCLAGWHDHFEMLEAALAGHPADWPSWTDARWAELRASYAS; from the coding sequence ATGTCTCCTGTGAGCCATGCCACCAGCGAGCCGCGCGGCCCCGGCCGCTGGCTGCTGCGCTTCGAGCTGCACGTCCCGTACGCCTACGAGGCCCTGTGGCCCGTACTGACCACGGGTGACGGGCTGCGCACCTGGCTGGCGGCCGCCGACGTGCTGGAACGCCGTCTCGGCGGTGCCGTCACCCTGCGCTGGCTGAACACCGGCACCACGGTGTCGGGGGAGGTCACGGCCTGGGACACCGAGCGGGTCGTGGAGTACACGGTCTCCGAGCACGGCCGGATCCGCTTCCACCTGGAGCCCGTCGGCACCGACTCGACGGTGATCCGCTTCCTGAACGAGCGCGAGGGCAGCGACGCGGACCGCCTGGACTGCCTGGCCGGCTGGCACGACCACTTCGAGATGCTGGAGGCCGCCCTCGCCGGGCACCCGGCGGACTGGCCGTCGTGGACCGACGCCCGCTGGGCCGAGCTACGGGCCTCGTACGCCTCCTAG
- the ccsB gene encoding c-type cytochrome biogenesis protein CcsB, protein MTLLAAATNESLADLSNKLVYASMAVYTLAFFAHITEWVFGSRSKVGRTAAALTPAAAAAAGAPAVQVRTKGGGTAVLDKPKVVTRAATGVRDVPDGPGAAGGTEKGDLYGRIAVSLTVLGFLIEASGVVSRALSVERAPWGNMYEFNLTFSTVAVGAYLALLALKKNVRWLGLILVTSVLLDLGIATTWLYTASDQLVPALHSYWLWIHVSTAIFCGAVFYIGAAGAVLYLFRDGYESHLEAGRTPGRFRTSVLERMPSAASLDKFSYRINAAVFPLWTFTIVAGAIWAGDAWGRYWGWDPKEVWSFVTWVAYACYLHARATAGWKGRKAAYLALFAFACWIWNYYGVNILLSGKHSYAGV, encoded by the coding sequence ATGACGCTGCTCGCTGCGGCGACGAACGAGAGCCTCGCCGATCTCAGCAACAAGCTGGTCTACGCGTCGATGGCGGTCTACACGCTCGCCTTCTTCGCGCACATCACGGAGTGGGTGTTCGGCAGCCGCAGCAAGGTCGGCCGTACGGCCGCCGCGCTGACCCCGGCCGCCGCCGCGGCCGCAGGGGCGCCCGCCGTGCAGGTGCGGACCAAGGGCGGTGGCACGGCCGTCCTCGACAAGCCGAAGGTCGTCACCCGCGCCGCCACCGGCGTCCGTGACGTCCCGGACGGCCCCGGCGCGGCCGGCGGCACCGAGAAGGGCGACCTGTACGGGCGCATCGCGGTCTCCCTGACCGTCCTCGGCTTCCTCATCGAGGCCTCGGGCGTGGTCTCGCGGGCACTGTCGGTGGAGCGTGCCCCCTGGGGCAACATGTACGAGTTCAACCTGACCTTCTCCACGGTCGCGGTGGGCGCCTACCTGGCGCTGCTGGCGCTGAAGAAGAACGTCCGCTGGCTCGGCCTGATCCTGGTCACCTCGGTCCTGCTGGACCTGGGCATCGCCACCACCTGGCTGTACACCGCCAGCGACCAGCTGGTCCCGGCCCTGCACTCGTACTGGCTGTGGATCCACGTCTCCACCGCCATCTTCTGCGGCGCCGTCTTCTACATCGGTGCGGCCGGCGCGGTCCTCTACCTGTTCCGCGACGGCTACGAGAGCCACCTGGAGGCCGGGCGGACCCCGGGCCGCTTCCGCACCTCGGTGCTGGAGCGGATGCCGTCGGCGGCCTCCCTCGACAAGTTCTCGTACCGGATCAACGCGGCCGTCTTCCCCCTGTGGACCTTCACCATCGTCGCGGGCGCGATCTGGGCCGGCGACGCCTGGGGCCGCTACTGGGGCTGGGACCCCAAGGAGGTCTGGTCGTTCGTGACCTGGGTGGCGTACGCCTGCTACCTGCACGCACGGGCCACCGCCGGCTGGAAGGGCCGCAAGGCCGCGTACCTCGCGCTCTTCGCCTTCGCCTGCTGGATCTGGAACTACTACGGCGTGAACATCCTGCTCAGCGGCAAGCACTCCTACGCGGGCGTCTGA
- the mqnE gene encoding aminofutalosine synthase MqnE has protein sequence MDAGLKRELEEKVRSGERLTREDGIALYESDDLAWLGGLAHEVRTRKNGDVVHFNVNRHLNMTNVCTASCAYCSFQRKPGEKDAYTMRIEEAVRLAKAMENENLTELHIVNGLHPSLPWRYYPRSLSALKEALPNVSLKAFTATEIHHFETISGLSASEILDELIEAGLESLTGGGAEIFDWEVRQHIVDHRTHWEDWSRIHRLAHEKGLKTPSTMLYGHIEEPRHRVDHVLRLRELQDETGGFQVFIPLRYQHDFVDMKDGKVRNKLQARTTMATGAEALKTFAVSRLLFDNVPHVKVFWVMHGVQTAQLALQHGADDMDGSVVEYKITHDADNYGTPNKLTRDDLLELIREAGFRPVERNTRYEIIREYPGPDASLRETPQAMRV, from the coding sequence ATGGACGCTGGGCTCAAGCGCGAGCTGGAGGAGAAGGTCCGCTCCGGCGAGCGGCTGACGCGTGAGGACGGCATCGCCCTCTACGAGTCGGACGACCTGGCGTGGCTGGGCGGTCTCGCCCACGAGGTGCGCACCCGCAAGAACGGCGACGTGGTCCACTTCAACGTCAACCGCCACCTCAACATGACGAACGTGTGCACCGCCTCCTGCGCGTACTGCTCGTTCCAGCGCAAGCCGGGCGAGAAGGACGCGTACACGATGCGCATCGAGGAGGCCGTCCGCCTGGCCAAGGCCATGGAGAACGAGAACCTCACCGAGCTGCACATCGTCAACGGCCTGCACCCCTCCCTCCCGTGGCGCTACTACCCGCGCTCGCTCTCCGCCCTCAAGGAGGCGCTGCCGAACGTCTCGCTGAAGGCGTTCACGGCGACGGAGATCCACCACTTCGAGACCATCTCGGGCCTGTCGGCCTCCGAGATCCTCGACGAGCTGATCGAGGCGGGGCTGGAGTCCCTGACCGGCGGCGGCGCGGAGATCTTCGACTGGGAGGTGCGTCAGCACATCGTCGACCACCGCACCCACTGGGAGGACTGGTCGCGCATCCACCGCCTCGCGCACGAGAAGGGGCTCAAGACCCCGAGCACCATGCTCTACGGGCACATCGAGGAGCCGCGCCACCGCGTGGACCACGTGCTCCGCCTGCGCGAGCTCCAGGACGAGACCGGCGGCTTCCAGGTCTTCATCCCGCTGCGCTACCAGCACGACTTCGTGGACATGAAGGACGGCAAGGTCCGCAACAAGCTCCAGGCGCGCACGACGATGGCGACGGGCGCCGAGGCGCTCAAGACCTTCGCGGTCTCGCGCCTGCTGTTCGACAACGTGCCGCACGTCAAGGTGTTCTGGGTGATGCACGGCGTGCAGACCGCCCAGCTCGCGCTCCAGCACGGGGCGGACGACATGGACGGCTCGGTGGTCGAGTACAAGATCACGCACGACGCGGACAACTACGGCACCCCGAACAAGCTGACCCGCGACGACCTCCTCGAGCTGATCCGCGAGGCGGGTTTCCGCCCCGTCGAGCGCAACACGCGCTACGAGATCATCCGCGAGTACCCCGGCCCGGACGCCTCGCTGCGCGAGACCCCGCAGGCGATGCGCGTCTGA
- a CDS encoding rhomboid family intramembrane serine protease: MSTNTTGTVVPDWSQKDRALAAAKLMLGWVALLWLIEAVDYATGHALDPYGIKPRETDGLTGIPLAPFLHFGFGHVAGNSLPLLVLGFVTALSGIRRFLAVCLLVIAADGLGVWLISPAHSLTVGASGLIYGLFGYLLVRGFVERKVLGVVVGVVVAAYYGGTMFLGLLPLDPFISWQAHLCGLAGGVATALCYRRP, from the coding sequence ATGAGTACGAACACGACGGGCACGGTCGTTCCGGACTGGTCGCAGAAGGACCGCGCGCTCGCGGCCGCCAAGCTGATGCTGGGCTGGGTGGCCCTGCTGTGGCTGATCGAGGCGGTCGACTACGCCACCGGCCACGCCCTCGACCCGTACGGCATAAAGCCGCGCGAGACCGACGGCCTCACCGGCATACCCCTGGCGCCCTTCCTCCACTTCGGCTTCGGCCACGTCGCGGGCAACAGCCTTCCGCTGCTGGTCCTCGGCTTCGTCACCGCCCTCAGCGGCATCCGCCGCTTCCTGGCCGTCTGCCTGCTGGTCATCGCCGCCGACGGGCTCGGCGTCTGGCTGATCTCCCCCGCCCACAGCCTCACCGTGGGCGCCTCCGGCCTGATCTACGGCCTCTTCGGCTACCTGCTGGTGCGGGGCTTCGTCGAACGCAAGGTCCTGGGCGTCGTGGTGGGGGTGGTGGTCGCCGCGTACTACGGCGGCACGATGTTCCTGGGGCTCCTGCCCCTCGACCCGTTCATCAGCTGGCAGGCCCACCTCTGCGGGCTGGCCGGGGGCGTGGCGACGGCCCTCTGCTACCGCCGCCCGTGA
- a CDS encoding cytochrome c biogenesis CcdA family protein, which yields MVEHLLAADATGVNTTVLSGGLLIALPIALLAGLVSFFSPCVLPLVPGYLSYVTGVSGADLAEARRGRMVAGASLFILGFTAVFVSTGMLFGQVGNVLQGENKETITRVMGVLVILLGLFFMGWIPGLTMREFRFHKKPTAGLLGAPVLGVLFGIGWTPCMGPTLAAVGTLSINEATAGRGALLTAVYCFGLGVPFILAAVAFRKALGAFGWVKKHYAWVMRVGGGMLIVTGLLLVTGMWFSIVNEMQSWTNGFTVGI from the coding sequence GTGGTCGAGCACCTCCTCGCCGCCGACGCGACCGGCGTGAACACGACCGTCCTGTCCGGCGGGCTGCTGATCGCGCTGCCGATCGCCCTGCTCGCGGGGCTGGTCTCCTTCTTCTCCCCCTGCGTCCTGCCGCTGGTCCCCGGCTACCTGTCCTACGTGACGGGCGTCAGCGGCGCCGACCTCGCCGAGGCGCGCCGCGGCCGGATGGTGGCCGGCGCGAGCCTGTTCATCCTCGGGTTCACCGCGGTGTTCGTCTCCACCGGCATGCTGTTCGGGCAGGTCGGGAACGTCCTGCAGGGCGAGAACAAGGAGACCATCACCCGGGTCATGGGCGTCCTGGTGATCCTGCTCGGCCTGTTCTTCATGGGCTGGATCCCGGGCCTGACGATGCGCGAGTTCCGCTTCCACAAGAAGCCGACGGCCGGTCTGCTCGGCGCCCCGGTGCTCGGTGTCCTCTTCGGGATCGGCTGGACGCCCTGCATGGGGCCGACCCTCGCCGCCGTGGGAACCCTGTCCATCAACGAGGCGACCGCCGGGCGGGGCGCCCTGCTGACCGCCGTCTACTGCTTCGGCCTCGGGGTGCCGTTCATCCTCGCCGCGGTCGCCTTCCGCAAGGCGCTGGGTGCGTTCGGGTGGGTCAAGAAGCACTACGCGTGGGTGATGCGCGTCGGTGGCGGCATGCTGATCGTGACCGGTCTGCTGCTCGTCACAGGAATGTGGTTCAGCATCGTCAACGAGATGCAGAGCTGGACCAACGGCTTCACGGTGGGGATCTGA
- a CDS encoding Lrp/AsnC family transcriptional regulator has product MDTVDRQLIQALRENGRASYAELGRLVGLSGPSVTDRINRLETAGVITGYRATVAAAELGLGVTALIGISLSDAADHEDVARRLRDLAEIEDCWFIAGDDSFMLKVRASDVDGLEKIIRKLSGTKGVSRTRTTIVLSTKWENRVGELPEDA; this is encoded by the coding sequence ATGGACACGGTGGACAGGCAGCTCATCCAGGCACTCCGGGAGAACGGTCGTGCCTCGTACGCGGAGCTGGGCCGTCTCGTGGGCCTCTCCGGCCCCAGCGTCACCGACCGGATCAACCGTCTGGAGACGGCCGGCGTCATCACCGGTTACCGCGCGACCGTCGCCGCCGCCGAGCTCGGCCTCGGCGTCACCGCGCTGATCGGCATCTCCCTCTCCGACGCCGCCGACCACGAGGACGTGGCCCGCCGGCTGCGCGACCTCGCCGAGATCGAGGACTGCTGGTTCATCGCCGGCGACGACTCCTTCATGCTCAAGGTCCGCGCCAGCGACGTCGACGGCCTGGAGAAGATCATCCGCAAGCTCTCCGGCACCAAGGGCGTCTCCCGCACCCGCACCACGATCGTCCTCTCCACCAAGTGGGAGAACCGGGTCGGCGAGCTGCCCGAGGACGCCTGA
- the mqnP gene encoding menaquinone biosynthesis prenyltransferase MqnP — MATAEGVLGPGQAPQPAGKVKAFLRLVMIEHSVFALPFAYIAALTAMFRLDGRMHWRELLLVTVCMVGLRTFAMAANRIIDRELDARNPRTAGRELVTGAVSVRSAWTGAGIALVVFLGAAALLNPLCLALAPVAVVPMVVYPYGKRFTNFPQAILGLAQAMGPVGAWLAVTGEWSWEAVVLGLAIGVWIGGFDLIYACQDVESDRAEGVKSVPARFGVPGALWGARACHALTTALLAWYALLTDGGAFLWLGLLIVAAAFLYEHTIVKPHDLSRLNRAFFTVNGLIGICLFVAALADLLTRGFTL; from the coding sequence ATGGCCACCGCCGAAGGCGTGCTCGGCCCCGGACAGGCGCCGCAGCCGGCCGGCAAGGTCAAGGCGTTCCTGCGGCTGGTGATGATCGAGCACTCGGTCTTCGCGCTGCCGTTCGCGTACATCGCCGCGCTCACCGCCATGTTCCGCCTGGACGGGCGGATGCACTGGCGGGAGCTGCTGCTGGTCACCGTGTGCATGGTGGGCCTGCGGACCTTCGCGATGGCCGCGAACCGGATCATCGACCGCGAGCTCGACGCCCGCAACCCGCGCACGGCCGGGCGCGAGCTGGTCACCGGCGCGGTGTCGGTGCGGTCGGCCTGGACGGGCGCGGGGATAGCCCTCGTGGTCTTCCTGGGGGCCGCCGCCCTCCTCAACCCGCTGTGCCTGGCGCTGGCGCCGGTCGCGGTGGTCCCGATGGTGGTCTACCCGTACGGCAAGCGGTTCACGAACTTCCCGCAGGCCATCCTGGGCCTGGCCCAGGCGATGGGCCCGGTGGGCGCCTGGCTGGCGGTCACGGGGGAGTGGTCGTGGGAGGCCGTCGTCCTCGGTCTGGCGATCGGCGTGTGGATCGGCGGCTTCGACCTGATCTACGCCTGCCAGGACGTGGAGTCCGACCGCGCCGAGGGCGTCAAGTCGGTCCCGGCCCGCTTCGGCGTCCCGGGCGCCCTGTGGGGCGCCCGCGCCTGCCACGCCCTCACCACGGCCCTGCTGGCCTGGTACGCGCTCCTCACGGACGGCGGCGCGTTCCTGTGGCTGGGCCTGCTGATCGTCGCGGCGGCGTTCCTGTACGAGCACACGATCGTCAAGCCGCACGACTTGTCCCGGCTGAACCGGGCGTTCTTCACGGTCAACGGCCTGATCGGGATCTGCCTGTTCGTGGCGGCCCTCGCCGACCTCCTCACCCGAGGCTTCACGCTGTAG